CAATGCTATGTTTCATTGTTATATGACAAAGTTAGTATCACATGTTAATGTCAATGTTATGTGTTAATCAGTACACGTGTcatgttttatataattcagtttccatttttgttaattttgtttaattaagtttcaatgttttttaaaataaaacaatttgatCCATTTTCAgaccaaatttaatttgtatataatgttatctttatatttttattaaaattaacatttttattagttagtatttccgaaactatttttaaaaaataattatattataataatatagttagaattggtttaaaatataatgaaaataaactaaaaaataataaaaaatttaaaatgaaaaaaataatgaggTGATAATATaactaaacttaaaataataaatcaatgtTAAACACTTTTCTTAATATACACATTCGAATTTAAGGAAATATAACAAATgtaacttaaaaataaagaacaatCAGTAAAACATTagacttcatttttttttcaaacttcacAGTTTAAGTTGGatgatcattttaaaataaaacataaatttaatatgatcacgtgatttttaatatttttgaaattattcattatattttaaactaactttaactatattattataatataattattagagttggtttaagaataattttagaaatattaattaataaaaatataaattttaataaaagggataaaactttttcattttaaaaaaagttaaaactaaattaaataacattaacaaaaattaaaattaaattgaatataagacataatacaatattaatttaatacgtggataatttattcaataaaaaataaaataaattttagaaaataacaaaaaactaCAAACTAACCTATATAACATACACAGTTGcagttaattatttaaacagctttaaaatacttaattaaataaattaaccaaaattaagatttgattgaaaaaaagaaaatttaaaacgATATTAGAAAAACTGAATAAAAAGTGAAACCAAAATAGTATTTATACGAAACTTTTAAAAAGgtataatttaaacttaactaTCATACCCTCTTAAAAAAGTATTGCATGCAcggttaatatattttatcagcATCTACCTTCAAGTTCATTCTCTTTTTCCGTCACCCCTCTTCATAATTTAGGCCTTCATTGTGCTTTTTCCATCTATTATCAGCACTATAGTAGTAAAATCCAGAGCCAACCTTTTTTACATCCATATAAAGGCAATTATGTTCTCTACTTTACTGGTATACATATATTCATAATATATCaataaagtattatatatatatatatatatatatatatatatatatatatatatatatatatatatgtgatgGAGAATGATATGTTTttctttacaatattttaatacaatatacatattattttttattaagtttaaaatacattagtatgataataaataaataataaatcagtaaAAGAATGACAcatgtattatattataatattataaaaaaatatgtatcaaatatttttttatatatgaaaaataattttcacctattaataattatttataaagaaaatactatggttattgtatttcttattttctagATACTTATATCGAAacgtaaaaatataaaacaaattgcTCTTTATACTATTATAGCCTTTTAGAAATACTAACAATACATTATGCGTTCTCCTAAACAAATGAATACATTAAAGATAAGATCAAActcttataattatttatttaaataaataaaagaaatcatgAAATAAGATGACAGACTTGTACGGAAACATCTTTAAAGCAACTTGCGTTTAAGATTGTCGTTCTTGCACTATTTTAGATTATTCCACTGCCTCTCCTCGTAAGCAAACAGTTCTTACCATTCAATACGATGATTGATCCATATATATGATAGGCTTTCATTGTTGGTCATATATAATGTAAGCATACaccataaatataatatgttacatatatatatatatataattaaattacaacaaATAGAAAATGTCTATATGAATTTTTCTTTCTagctactatatatatatatataattaaccaCGTGCATACATTAGAAGAAAGCATGTGGTTGGGATTGATCTCTAAATTAATCagctatatatatttaattacattctaagtaattaattatgaaagtaTATATAGTAATAATTACTTGATGAATAGCATTGATCTTGAAAGACAGAGAGCTTAGCATGCTGCAGACGAAGAGTGGGAGAAAGGATAGTTACTTTTGTAAAAGTGATTATGATGTGTTTTTGAAGGAAAAAGCAATGAAGAAGTATTGTTGTTGGTATTTTCATCATCACTTTTACTATCACAAATTCTCTCACAAGAAGGGCATAGGGAAAGTGTGGCTGCTGGAATCTGCATGTAAAGAGGCACTGAAATTGCTTGCATTGACTTTAGTTCTTCAACCTCCTTTTGCAACCTCTTGTTTTCTTCTGTCAGACTGTCACAACACTTCTTCAATAGATCACAATCTGACTCAGTTTGTTTTAGCTTTGTCCTGTGCatcaaattatatatcttattacaacctttttaattaatcattatcCACTCATTTTTCTGTtaatcaataatgtaaatatattattgCTTCAATAGTATTTCATAAACTTCACTAAAATGCTATTACTTACATTACATATACAAGGGACCAAGTTACTtacaattattctttttttctaacaACAATTACATATTAAAACATACTAAAGTAGGAAATAactttcataaaattaatttacaagtAACTTATCccttttctttatatatatacacacacagagagagagagatctAAAGAGATCAAGTCACTCTAAAAATTAAcaattcactttttttcttttcataaaaaattactttgCGATTAGATTAAAAGaagatgaaatataaaaaataaaactattattctaagaataatttgatatttcctctactatatatatatatatatatataataaacgagaaaagagaaataattttctttaaatttctgCTGGTCTAACTTGatccattttctttaaatttcctctaaaatttttctttaaattactgttcaaatatttttatttagttttcttaTAAAGACTTAGGTCTAATTACAGAGAAACATGGTAAAGAAAAGCAAAATAGGGTAGCAGTAAAAATTACCTGGCTCTCCTGTTCTGAAACCACACTTCTACTTGTCTGGTTCGCAGATTCAGCTTCATTGCCAATTCTTGCTTTTGCTTCTGAGGAAAAAACCACAAAGGgaatcaaaaatttaattagtgatCATTAAAGATCTAAAACTAAATTAGAGaatcaaacaaaattatgattagatatcgatcatattattattttccatgaTTAGTGTATAAGTACGTACCGGATTGAGAGTAGAATGTTCTCTGAAGGTTTCTTCCAAGATTGCTGATTGTTCTTTGGTGAGTCTAAGTTTCTTTCTGGGGTTACCATCTTCGTCAGCATCTGCTACCCTTGTTTGAACGTTCTCTAGGTCTACATCAAATTCTTCTCCGGTGGCCTGATCTCGCTCCCTCTTGATGCTAGAGGAGTTGGAAAATGAAGAAACCACACTGGGAGAAGAAACCTGTGCCCGAAAATATTCATAGGACTCTGTCTTTGAACTTGGTCGATCATTTTTCACTTCATCATGATCATCATCTTCTGGTGGTCCTAAAGTAAGTGAAGGGTATGTCTTGTTACAGTCTGATGGATTCTCCACCCTTCTGATGTTGTGGGCATCACTCTTCATGCAGTTATCTGATTGATCATGGAAGGTAACAAGACCAAGACCAAGGCCAAGACCAAGTCCTGTGTTTGGTGTTTCATCAAAACTCATGATATGATGAATTGTTAAGGTGGAAAGTGTTGAAGGGTTTGATTGTTGCAGAGGTTGTAGTGTTGTGAACATATATAGATGAAAGAGAGTTGTAAAAGAGGGTGTGAGATTGTGTGAATGAAGAGCATTTATTATGATTGGGTTTGTGCATTTGTGGGGTCTAATTTGCTTGTTTATTATTAGGCAAGAAATGAGGTTATTATATTCTggaaaattaatatgaaattagtGAAATTAGTTTCCTTTTTGTGTGCTTTTTGGCTCATAAGTTGACCATGGGAAAGTTAATGACTCCTCCATCTTCTTTTGAAGAAGGACATGTTCTGCAAAATAACAAGGAATTGAATCATGATGAAGTGTATATGGTATGTAGTATACGTGGAATCACGTGGAAAGTGGATAGCACGCACAATATGGAGCATATTTCATGGagagaatatttttttctcttttaaccTTTTCACTTTTCTACTTTTCTTCCTGGGTTTTTTATTTCgcctacttttcttttttttttattcctttaaaATGCTTTTTATCTTTCAAACTAGATTTTAATTCAACTTTTGATTATGTGATTTCGTATATTTAGATTTCAATGAACAAATCGgattttctaagtattattgCAAGgtgattttgttgttgtttttcttttttaatattctgTTATTCtttgttaatttctttttttaaatcatatgaGGTTGTGACGTGATGTGGTGTCCAGTCATATGTTGCTAAGTTttgattttacttttactaCCTCATGTTTATGAtagttgaaaaattaaatttttaattagtgtaAGTGTAACTCGTGAATTATGATGTTATTATATCGAGTGTTAAGTTACTGAATTttacagtaaaaatctaaatgTTAATATAAGGATTAAAATAACACAAATTGCAATATTTAAAGGGTTAGATTCCATAGTATAATTAGAAACTGAAGAATCAAATTACGTAGTTGTGATACCTAAAGGATAGAAAGAATAtgattaagttatatatatatatatatatatatatatatatatatatatatatatatatatatatatatatatatatgaattatgtaTTTGCAAATACGTAGTAAGAATTTGATAGGTTGATGTAGTGATTAATTACTCTGctttttatattcatgtaatgGGGAATCTCCGTTAGATTTCTACATTGTGTAAAAACTCATAAGGTCAACTATAGTTTATCACAAAAGTTAGAAGAAAAAAGGAACAAATGTGAAAagaactttaaaataatttataaaatatattcaatactTTTACACTATTTACTTTTTcagagatatttttttataaaataatttcttttatatatatatatttggtttaaATTATGACTTAGTTGATGGAATGTTCAATGAGtgacatttaaaattaatgtaaagtatttttacatattttgtaaaaatatttagagaTTCTTTGATTGTTTTCAACCTTCAGTCTTTAAAGTACTGGTCCTCTATTtgagtatttattttttttaagatgaaaGAGTGTTGTGGTTGTAGAAAACACTTTGACTTTCAAGTTAGTTTCTCATGTTAGCAAGCAATAAATATGAACTAATGAAACGTACTTAACATACTTCGTGAAATATACTATTTATACTTACTGTTACTTGTTAGCTTTTGAATCATCGTAACCATATGGACTATAGTGACTAAGTATCTTGTCTGATGTTGTACTAGTCGAATAGGAATGGACTGAGTACATTTTTGATTCAGTAGTCTGACATGTACTCGTCCCAGGACAAGTTTTATACTGATATCGTCGAGAAGTACTCAGTCATACACAGTACACCAGCCTCCAAGCTTTACATATTACATGTTCAAGACTAGTAAAGAGCTTCAATGTATCATGTATTAGGAGATGACCTTCAGTTTTTTGTTTGTCGATAATTAAATTAGTACTTAATAGTGAGTCTTCCAAAGAAAATTTGTATCTTTGGATATATAACCTTATAGGTATAGTAGCCCCGAGTCTTGAGAATTCGTAGCAACGAAGAGGTTATAATGATGAAGAAACAAATGTGAGGTGGTAAAGGGGTTGAAGAGGTATGGGAATGTTATTTTACACAAGAAATTATGCAATGCTTGGAAAGAGCATAGTCATAACCCTTAACTTTCAGATGTGAAGAGATCTTAATGGTTGAGGGTAAAGGGTGAAAAGGTTAAAGGTCACGAATTTTGTTAAATAGGAGTCTCATTTGCCACATTTAAGTACCAAGCTCTGAGAAATTACTCTATTGTCGATATTTTGTGAGAAGAGTGAAATACTTTAAGAGTTTATTGCTCAAAAGGTATCTCTTGTAGCGGGTCAAATATGAGTTCTAAAGAGGAGTTGAATATTAGTAGTAATAGTATGCCGAATCTCAATGTCATTGTACGCATCATCTTCCCACCATGTGGGTGGAAATGAAGGTGATTATTAAGACTCCCAAATACCTAAAAGGGAAGGGGATGAATTGTAGATCTTTAGTTAGAActcaattttccaaatttaGGTAGCCTAGAATTTTTAATTCTTGATTGAGTAGCATTTATGTGTTTGAGAAATGAGTGTATGAGGATATAGTCTCACTTAGAAGGGTGAGTGTCATTGATAATGTCTGCCATGACCGAGAGGGGTATGAGGAGGAATTCTTTTTCCTTCAACTGCATGTCTGGTTACCCTTTGATGAGTTTATCATGGGTGTTCTTAAACTTCTGAATGTTGTGCCAACACAACTTCATCCAAATAATTGGGGTTGCCTTCAGGCTTTTAGACTAGTATGATATGTTCTTTATTTATCTCCTTCACTTAAGTGTTTTCTCCTTTTTTACTTAACACGGCTAAGGGATCCCATTACCTGATTATCCTTGGTGAGCAGACCGAGTACATGTTTATTAGGTGTTTACTCTTAGACTTTTAAGAAGTTTAAGAATGGGTTCTTCACGATAATGGGGAACCTAGTTGGTTGTTCacatttttataatgttaaCGACAACAAAAAAGTTTCCCTTTTACTAGACTGATAACCCCCTTAGATACTATGAGCGTTCTAAAGACATATCGTCTAATGAAAATCGGAGAATAGTTGGAATTTAAGAGTAGTCTTTTAAAAGTTACCTGTTAAAAATATCGTTAGAGTTTACTTGTCTCCTTACTAACTTGTGTGatacatataaaataacttGTAACCTTAGTATTTTTGAGTTGACCTGAAAAATTTGTAGTGTTTATAGGTTACATAGGGCAGATACTCGGAAAATGGGAACATATTTtgcaaattaaaaaatcaactgACTTATGACCAAGAAAGCTAGAGAAACGTACgttaataataatactaataatattaataataaaatatatactattaataattataataaataataatactaaaataacatttatatgaatttatttgtgttaaattataaaattaacgTTATTAGTGttgtataattatataattaaaattttgaattagactttttatttaaatattatattaaataaaatgttttagtttgtgttttttttttcgtaaatTTATGATATAGGAACTATTTGtcattaataataatcataataataataaaattgtaataataataatagtaaaaatgtTAATGATAATAAAGTTAATGACAATGTTAATGTTAATatcaatagtaataataataataataatatctatagtattaataattataataaataattatacttctattaataaaataaaaaataataataacaatattaaaaataataacaataataaaaaaatattactattattataaattaaataattagttatggactctttttattataaaaaattaataaaaaataaataatattatattaatattactttttctatattaaagtaaaatatagacatattataaaatacaaaataaaaacatgaatttGGTGTTAATagtaatactaatactaataacaatattaataataacaatattaataataacaatattaataataacaacactaataatagcaataataacaacaataaactaatactaataataataataacaataataacaacaataagttaataataataataataataactacaATTCTAAGAGTTGGAAGGAATTGAATAATACCactaaatcatttataaaaatcttATCAAAGcttgaataataattttttttctttttaaattttttaacaaaaaaattgaagatatgTCACGTgttgaaagtatttttttttcaaattgtgCCGCGTGTctaaaatattactttattttgtataatatatagatgttatcaaaatttgaataataatatgtttttctttgtaaattctttaagaaaaaattgaagatttgtTACATGTCAAAAGTATTCCTTCGAATTATGTAACTTGTCCAAAATGATATTTCATTTTGTATAATAGATAGGTAtgtattttaagtaaaattgaaaatgtcattaatatataattttttcatcgTATGTGATCGGGTATATAAtagatatatgtatataaatattaataactcaTCTTTTACGGCACAAactttgttaattaattttaaaattttataggtAAAATTTGATTAGTAAGATGAGAAAGAGCCATTATTTCAcgatttaataaatttgaattaactaaaaatatatttaaaaattaaatgctAAGTTGCAACTACGTAccattttgaaatttaactccccttggttttttttttcattataaagattttctttttcaatgaaaataaagtattttagaagaaaagctAATAACAGGATTTATAAAGATACCAAATATTTGACAATActatgattataaaaaataaaaataaaaacaaaaagaaaagctGACAAGACAAAGTTATTGAGAATTGATGTTGTTGACTTAGCGTGTGA
This window of the Vigna angularis cultivar LongXiaoDou No.4 chromosome 7, ASM1680809v1, whole genome shotgun sequence genome carries:
- the LOC108337461 gene encoding homeobox-leucine zipper protein HAT9 produces the protein MFTTLQPLQQSNPSTLSTLTIHHIMSFDETPNTGLGLGLGLGLVTFHDQSDNCMKSDAHNIRRVENPSDCNKTYPSLTLGPPEDDDHDEVKNDRPSSKTESYEYFRAQVSSPSVVSSFSNSSSIKRERDQATGEEFDVDLENVQTRVADADEDGNPRKKLRLTKEQSAILEETFREHSTLNPKQKQELAMKLNLRTRQVEVWFQNRRARTKLKQTESDCDLLKKCCDSLTEENKRLQKEVEELKSMQAISVPLYMQIPAATLSLCPSCERICDSKSDDENTNNNTSSLLFPSKTHHNHFYKSNYPFSHSSSAAC